A window of Sulfurimonas gotlandica GD1 contains these coding sequences:
- a CDS encoding cytochrome b/b6 domain-containing protein — protein MSYKKIERMTGFMRINHWVVAISMIIAIATGLYIGHPYYQSFIADPAVDKYVMAWNRLGHLIVAIIFDVSSIIVAYLYFFSRFEKPYKKLIPNAKNVKEFVDVLINLITLNRVKEFDSSHTDSFNSIFFFVFHIMLGWQLFTGLQLYVHGLASGLSSIGSWWPTMLHLTTDWTVAVTGGTYMDVRIAHHYTMYAIIAWIMFHVYYQIWRTIFWKEGDINIVVGGNKFVEEK, from the coding sequence ATGAGTTATAAAAAAATTGAGAGGATGACCGGATTTATGAGAATCAACCACTGGGTGGTTGCTATATCAATGATCATTGCTATTGCAACTGGTCTCTATATCGGTCATCCATATTATCAAAGTTTTATCGCAGATCCTGCGGTTGATAAATATGTAATGGCGTGGAATAGACTAGGTCACCTTATAGTTGCTATTATCTTTGATGTTAGCAGTATTATTGTCGCTTACTTATACTTCTTTTCAAGATTTGAAAAACCGTATAAAAAGTTAATTCCAAATGCTAAAAATGTAAAAGAGTTTGTAGATGTATTAATTAACCTTATTACATTAAATCGTGTAAAAGAGTTTGACTCATCTCATACAGATAGTTTTAACTCTATATTTTTCTTTGTATTTCACATAATGTTAGGTTGGCAGTTGTTTACAGGACTTCAACTATATGTACATGGACTTGCATCTGGACTCAGTTCAATCGGTTCTTGGTGGCCAACAATGCTTCACTTAACAACAGATTGGACTGTAGCAGTAACTGGCGGAACATATATGGATGTGAGAATCGCACATCACTATACAATGTATGCTATTATCGCTTGGATTATGTTTCATGTTTATTACCAAATATGGAGAACAATCTTCTGGAAAGAGGGAGATATCAACATTGTTGTTGGTGGAAATAAGTTTGTAGAAGAAAAATAA
- a CDS encoding HyaD/HybD family hydrogenase maturation endopeptidase — MKTAIVGAGTVIYQDEGIGVYASKYIEENYTFMDDVTLVDGGVLGFQLMTYYQDYDKVIILDTITMDDEVGSIYNLPSEELLGLGSYKQTAHEVEIIEMLEICSLLERMADVNIVGIVPKDIVSVNIGLSDEMKEKFHSLIDAAVVELDKSGIKYTRNPETVMLDDIIERYANPQSEFKNGYQTSN, encoded by the coding sequence ATGAAAACAGCAATTGTTGGCGCGGGTACAGTAATTTACCAAGATGAGGGTATAGGTGTATATGCTTCAAAGTATATAGAAGAGAATTATACATTTATGGATGATGTGACATTAGTTGATGGCGGAGTACTTGGCTTTCAACTAATGACATACTATCAAGATTATGATAAGGTGATTATACTTGATACTATTACTATGGACGATGAGGTAGGCTCTATCTACAATCTTCCATCAGAGGAGTTGTTAGGTCTTGGAAGTTATAAGCAGACTGCTCATGAAGTTGAAATAATAGAGATGCTCGAGATTTGTTCACTCTTAGAGAGAATGGCGGATGTAAATATTGTAGGTATTGTTCCAAAAGATATAGTGAGTGTAAATATAGGTTTGAGTGATGAGATGAAAGAGAAGTTTCATAGCTTGATAGATGCAGCAGTAGTTGAACTAGATAAATCAGGCATAAAGTACACAAGAAACCCTGAAACAGTAATGTTAGATGATATCATCGAACGTTATGCAAATCCACAAAGTGAGTTTAAAAATGGCTATCAAACAAGTAATTAA